Proteins encoded together in one Palaemon carinicauda isolate YSFRI2023 chromosome 45, ASM3689809v2, whole genome shotgun sequence window:
- the LOC137634619 gene encoding uncharacterized protein yields the protein MDVSAPAPPDRGVSSGGASSLLGQPHLVPSLPVFSVAGIAATSHPTTPGPGRGNNPIALLQEGKKALVGHNDPSLPIATTSTTTPCPTLPTNATTSLESPSEPAPSSSPASPPITSSSSASSLVSEKKATSMDQATPPKSPSSKSPPSTMTTIATGAALVPTATTTVNNNNNNSTPSTGNAEETVTKQ from the coding sequence ATGGATGTGAGCGCACCTGCACCTCCCGACAGGGGGGTTTCTTCAGGGGGAGCCTCGTCCCTCCTAGGCCAACCTCATCTAGTACCCAGTTTACCTGTATTTAGTGTGGCAGGGATTGCGGCAACCTCACACCCCACGACTCCTGGACCTGGCAGGGGCAATAATCCTATTGCCCTTCTTCAAGAAGGCAAGAAAGCTCTCGTAGGCCATAATGACCCTTCTCTACCCATCGCAACCACCAGTACCACCACACCTTGTCCCACGCTGCCCACCAACGCCACTACTTCGCTCGAGTCGCCTTCAGAACCAGCACCATCGTCGTCTCCTGCATCCCCACCAATAACGTCATCGTCATCTGCATCGTCATTAGTCAGCGAGAAAAAAGCCACTTCCATGGATCAAGCCACGCCCCCCAAATCCCCCTCCAGCAAATCCCCTCCGAGTACCATGACAACGATCGCCACTGGGGCTGCTTTGGTACCCACCGCAACCACCaccgtcaacaacaacaacaataacagcactCCTTCAACAG